In one Rutidosis leptorrhynchoides isolate AG116_Rl617_1_P2 chromosome 8, CSIRO_AGI_Rlap_v1, whole genome shotgun sequence genomic region, the following are encoded:
- the LOC139862963 gene encoding F-box/LRR-repeat protein 13-like isoform X1 — protein MEANIIVHTNTTTMVDRISQLPESVVHHILSFLNSPRDLVRISVLSREWFAITASLPYLEFNIHHFELYERNVFFNYVAYTISRFRNQNFCLHTFKITIDEFRDPKEVDAIDECLGLMLKKCMQVLVINDVSHRMSRYRLPDVILSISSLTSLTIKHCDLPSSLMVDGVKFKSLKLLKLVGVRIDEKIINYLANCCTLLEKLYLIFCDGFTKFCVYGHQNLRDVRIAYHKEVERIDIEAPNLSYLFLNKMCQTRDPCMNLAKCKKLTTLTFVTFTYLDTEVLSEFLIRFPFIENLILYIPRDCNKLTFSSDTLRTLALCSRCEFENIMIDAPNLLFFMYSHHPNYPSSHLVRNSAESKTQKVMECYPDDDIGSLWFQQLREFLDKNNGFKVLKLHISASFVDVAELKRIQTPPYELEHIVLELDTIKELSVYTAVVDAVLWCFCPRSLSLTSKFSFINFAERNHVVKFTYDKLLQQEQGQTNIQIVLSSTSKEEKHMSNLTSLLKALPSDQLTQTITFFKLKRYTIFLSAMISIYMCITYKISSLVMYLYSRSEGSEPVKGM, from the exons ATGGAGGCTAATATAATAGTACATACAAATACAACAACAATGGTGGATAGGATATCACAACTTCCTGAATCTGTCGTCCATCACATACTCTCTTTTTTGAATTCTCCAAGAGACCTTGTTCGAATCAGTGTGTTGTCTAGAGAATGGTTTGCTATAACGGCTTCCCTCCCGTATCTAGAATTCAATATTCATCATTTTGAACTATATGAGAGGAATGTGTTTTTCAACTACGTTGCTTATACCATCTCCAGATTTCGCAATCAAAACTTCTGCCTGCACACTTTCAAGATCACAATAGATGAATTTCGTGATCCTAAAGAAGTAGATGCGATCGACGAATGCCTTGGATTAATGCTTAAGAAATGTATGCAAGTTTTGGTGATAAATGACGTATCTCATAGGATGTCGAGATACCGTTTGCCTGACGTAATCTTATCTATCTCTTCTTTAACATCTTTGACAATAAAGCATTGTGATCTGCCTTCATCCTTGATGGTTGATGGAGTCAAGTTCAAGTCTTTGAAGCTGTTGAAACTTGTGGGTGTCCGTATAGATGAGAAAATTATCAACTATCTAGCAAATTGTTGCACTCTTCTTGAGAAATTATATCTCATATTCTGCGATGGTTTTACTAAATTCTGTGTTTATGGGCATCAAAATCTTCGAGATGTTCGGATCGCATATCATAAGGAAGTTGAGAGAATAGATATTGAAGCCCCGAATCTATCTTATCTTTTTTTAAATAAAATGTGTCAAACAAGGGATCCATGTATGAACTTGGCAAAATGCAAAAAATTAACGACATTGACTTTCGTCACATTTACCTATCTGGATACAGAAGTGTTATCCGAATTTTTAATCAGATTCCCCTTCATCGAGAATTTGATTTTGTACATTCCCAGAGATTGTAACAAGTTGACGTTTTCAAGTGACACGTTGAGGACATTGGCGCTTTGTTCACGATGTGAATTTGAAAATATTATGATTGATGCCCCTAATTTGCTtttcttcatgtattctcatcaccCTAATTATCCGTCTAGTCATTTGGTAAGAAATTCAGCTGAGTCGAAAACACAAAAGGTTATGGAATGTTACCCTGATGATGATATTGGGAGTCTTTGGTTCCAGCAATTAAGGGAATTTTTGGACAAGAATAATGGATTCAAAGTTCTGAAGTTACATATTAGCGCG AGTTTCGTAGATGTTGCGGAACTGAAGAGGATTCAAACACCACCTTATGAGCTTGAGCATATAGTATTAGAATTGGACACCATAAAAGAATTATCTGTGTATACTGCTGTTGTGGATGCTGTACTTTGGTGTTTTTGTCCTCGATCTCTATCTTTAACATCAAAATTCTCTTTCATTAACTTTGCAGAACGGAACCACGTTGTCAAG TTTACATATGACAAGCTACTTCAACAAGAACAAGGCCAAACTAATATTCAGATTGTGCTCTCATCTACGTCCAAAGAAGAAAAACACATGAGTAACTTGACTTCATTGTTGAAAGCATTACCGAGTGATCAACTAACACAAACAATCACCTTCTTCAAGCTAAAAAGGTACACTATCTTTTTATCAGCTATGATTTCTATTTACATGTGCATTACATATAAAATTTCGTCTCTTGTTATGTATCTATACAGTCGAAGTGAGGGTTCTGAACCAGTCAAAGGTATGTGA
- the LOC139862963 gene encoding F-box/LRR-repeat protein 13-like isoform X2, with protein sequence MEANIIVHTNTTTMVDRISQLPESVVHHILSFLNSPRDLVRISVLSREWFAITASLPYLEFNIHHFELYERNVFFNYVAYTISRFRNQNFCLHTFKITIDEFRDPKEVDAIDECLGLMLKKCMQVLVINDVSHRMSRYRLPDVILSISSLTSLTIKHCDLPSSLMVDGVKFKSLKLLKLVGVRIDEKIINYLANCCTLLEKLYLIFCDGFTKFCVYGHQNLRDVRIAYHKEVERIDIEAPNLSYLFLNKMCQTRDPCMNLAKCKKLTTLTFVTFTYLDTEVLSEFLIRFPFIENLILYIPRDCNKLTFSSDTLRTLALCSRCEFENIMIDAPNLLFFMYSHHPNYPSSHLVRNSAESKTQKVMECYPDDDIGSLWFQQLREFLDKNNGFKVLKLHISASFVDVAELKRIQTPPYELEHIVLELDTIKELSVYTAVVDAVLWCFCPRSLSLTSKFSFINFAERNHVVKFTYDKLLQQEQGQTNIQIVLSSTSKEEKHMSNLTSLLKALPSDQLTQTITFFKLKSRSEGSEPVKGM encoded by the exons ATGGAGGCTAATATAATAGTACATACAAATACAACAACAATGGTGGATAGGATATCACAACTTCCTGAATCTGTCGTCCATCACATACTCTCTTTTTTGAATTCTCCAAGAGACCTTGTTCGAATCAGTGTGTTGTCTAGAGAATGGTTTGCTATAACGGCTTCCCTCCCGTATCTAGAATTCAATATTCATCATTTTGAACTATATGAGAGGAATGTGTTTTTCAACTACGTTGCTTATACCATCTCCAGATTTCGCAATCAAAACTTCTGCCTGCACACTTTCAAGATCACAATAGATGAATTTCGTGATCCTAAAGAAGTAGATGCGATCGACGAATGCCTTGGATTAATGCTTAAGAAATGTATGCAAGTTTTGGTGATAAATGACGTATCTCATAGGATGTCGAGATACCGTTTGCCTGACGTAATCTTATCTATCTCTTCTTTAACATCTTTGACAATAAAGCATTGTGATCTGCCTTCATCCTTGATGGTTGATGGAGTCAAGTTCAAGTCTTTGAAGCTGTTGAAACTTGTGGGTGTCCGTATAGATGAGAAAATTATCAACTATCTAGCAAATTGTTGCACTCTTCTTGAGAAATTATATCTCATATTCTGCGATGGTTTTACTAAATTCTGTGTTTATGGGCATCAAAATCTTCGAGATGTTCGGATCGCATATCATAAGGAAGTTGAGAGAATAGATATTGAAGCCCCGAATCTATCTTATCTTTTTTTAAATAAAATGTGTCAAACAAGGGATCCATGTATGAACTTGGCAAAATGCAAAAAATTAACGACATTGACTTTCGTCACATTTACCTATCTGGATACAGAAGTGTTATCCGAATTTTTAATCAGATTCCCCTTCATCGAGAATTTGATTTTGTACATTCCCAGAGATTGTAACAAGTTGACGTTTTCAAGTGACACGTTGAGGACATTGGCGCTTTGTTCACGATGTGAATTTGAAAATATTATGATTGATGCCCCTAATTTGCTtttcttcatgtattctcatcaccCTAATTATCCGTCTAGTCATTTGGTAAGAAATTCAGCTGAGTCGAAAACACAAAAGGTTATGGAATGTTACCCTGATGATGATATTGGGAGTCTTTGGTTCCAGCAATTAAGGGAATTTTTGGACAAGAATAATGGATTCAAAGTTCTGAAGTTACATATTAGCGCG AGTTTCGTAGATGTTGCGGAACTGAAGAGGATTCAAACACCACCTTATGAGCTTGAGCATATAGTATTAGAATTGGACACCATAAAAGAATTATCTGTGTATACTGCTGTTGTGGATGCTGTACTTTGGTGTTTTTGTCCTCGATCTCTATCTTTAACATCAAAATTCTCTTTCATTAACTTTGCAGAACGGAACCACGTTGTCAAG TTTACATATGACAAGCTACTTCAACAAGAACAAGGCCAAACTAATATTCAGATTGTGCTCTCATCTACGTCCAAAGAAGAAAAACACATGAGTAACTTGACTTCATTGTTGAAAGCATTACCGAGTGATCAACTAACACAAACAATCACCTTCTTCAAGCTAAAAAG TCGAAGTGAGGGTTCTGAACCAGTCAAAGGTATGTGA
- the LOC139862963 gene encoding F-box/LRR-repeat protein 13-like isoform X3, producing the protein MEANIIVHTNTTTMVDRISQLPESVVHHILSFLNSPRDLVRISVLSREWFAITASLPYLEFNIHHFELYERNVFFNYVAYTISRFRNQNFCLHTFKITIDEFRDPKEVDAIDECLGLMLKKCMQVLVINDVSHRMSRYRLPDVILSISSLTSLTIKHCDLPSSLMVDGVKFKSLKLLKLVGVRIDEKIINYLANCCTLLEKLYLIFCDGFTKFCVYGHQNLRDVRIAYHKEVERIDIEAPNLSYLFLNKMCQTRDPCMNLAKCKKLTTLTFVTFTYLDTEVLSEFLIRFPFIENLILYIPRDCNKLTFSSDTLRTLALCSRCEFENIMIDAPNLLFFMYSHHPNYPSSHLVRNSAESKTQKVMECYPDDDIGSLWFQQLREFLDKNNGFKVLKLHISASFVDVAELKRIQTPPYELEHIVLELDTIKELSVYTAVVDAVLWCFCPRSLSLTSKFSFINFAERNHVVKKKNT; encoded by the exons ATGGAGGCTAATATAATAGTACATACAAATACAACAACAATGGTGGATAGGATATCACAACTTCCTGAATCTGTCGTCCATCACATACTCTCTTTTTTGAATTCTCCAAGAGACCTTGTTCGAATCAGTGTGTTGTCTAGAGAATGGTTTGCTATAACGGCTTCCCTCCCGTATCTAGAATTCAATATTCATCATTTTGAACTATATGAGAGGAATGTGTTTTTCAACTACGTTGCTTATACCATCTCCAGATTTCGCAATCAAAACTTCTGCCTGCACACTTTCAAGATCACAATAGATGAATTTCGTGATCCTAAAGAAGTAGATGCGATCGACGAATGCCTTGGATTAATGCTTAAGAAATGTATGCAAGTTTTGGTGATAAATGACGTATCTCATAGGATGTCGAGATACCGTTTGCCTGACGTAATCTTATCTATCTCTTCTTTAACATCTTTGACAATAAAGCATTGTGATCTGCCTTCATCCTTGATGGTTGATGGAGTCAAGTTCAAGTCTTTGAAGCTGTTGAAACTTGTGGGTGTCCGTATAGATGAGAAAATTATCAACTATCTAGCAAATTGTTGCACTCTTCTTGAGAAATTATATCTCATATTCTGCGATGGTTTTACTAAATTCTGTGTTTATGGGCATCAAAATCTTCGAGATGTTCGGATCGCATATCATAAGGAAGTTGAGAGAATAGATATTGAAGCCCCGAATCTATCTTATCTTTTTTTAAATAAAATGTGTCAAACAAGGGATCCATGTATGAACTTGGCAAAATGCAAAAAATTAACGACATTGACTTTCGTCACATTTACCTATCTGGATACAGAAGTGTTATCCGAATTTTTAATCAGATTCCCCTTCATCGAGAATTTGATTTTGTACATTCCCAGAGATTGTAACAAGTTGACGTTTTCAAGTGACACGTTGAGGACATTGGCGCTTTGTTCACGATGTGAATTTGAAAATATTATGATTGATGCCCCTAATTTGCTtttcttcatgtattctcatcaccCTAATTATCCGTCTAGTCATTTGGTAAGAAATTCAGCTGAGTCGAAAACACAAAAGGTTATGGAATGTTACCCTGATGATGATATTGGGAGTCTTTGGTTCCAGCAATTAAGGGAATTTTTGGACAAGAATAATGGATTCAAAGTTCTGAAGTTACATATTAGCGCG AGTTTCGTAGATGTTGCGGAACTGAAGAGGATTCAAACACCACCTTATGAGCTTGAGCATATAGTATTAGAATTGGACACCATAAAAGAATTATCTGTGTATACTGCTGTTGTGGATGCTGTACTTTGGTGTTTTTGTCCTCGATCTCTATCTTTAACATCAAAATTCTCTTTCATTAACTTTGCAGAACGGAACCACGTTGTCAAG AAGAAAAACACATGA